The following is a genomic window from Sulfurihydrogenibium sp..
CTGGAATAATTGATGCTGCAGCTGCAAAAAATGCCGCCGAAGATGGGTCGGCAGGTACGTTTATATGTATAGGATTTAGCTTATCTGCTTTTTTGACAGTTACTCTATATCCGTCTTTTGTAAATTCTCTACTTACATATGCTCCCATACTGTTTAACATATTTTCTGTATGGTCTCTTGAAATTACAGGTTCTAAAACTGTTGTCTCTCCTTTTGCAAACAGTCCGGCCAAAAGAATAGCTGACTTTACCTGTGCCGACATTTTTTCATTAAAAAAATCTATTCCTGTAAGCTTTCCACCTCTTATAGAGATTGGAAGTAAATTACCATCTTTTCTTCCATCTATTTTTGCACCCATTTTAGAAAGTGGCTCTGCTACCCTTTTCATAGGTCTTTTTCTTAGACTATCATCACCTGTTAGTGCAGCAAAAAAATTAAATCCAGCCAATACTCCAAGCGTTAATCTTGTAGTTGTTCCGGAGTTTCCCATATCAAGAAAGTCGTCAGGTTCTTTAAGCCTATCCAAACCTTTTCCATGAATATAATAAACACCATCTTTTTCTACTATTTCAACCCCAAGTTTTCTGTATGCGTTTACAGTTGTAAGAGTATCACCAGCCTTCAAAAAGTTTTTTACAATAGATGTACCATCTGCCAATGAGGATAAAATTATTGCTCTGTGTGAAATAGATTTATCTGACGGGACTCTTAAAGACCCTTCTATTCTTTTTGCTTTTTTAACTGTTTTTTCCATCTTTTATTCTCCTTTTAAATAATTCCCATAATGCTATTGACGTTGCATTTGAAACGTTTAGAGATGTTATTTTACCAACCATTGGAATAGTTGCAATAATATCCGCTTCTTCTAATATAGATTTTGAAACTCCTTTTCCTTCCGAGCCAACTACTAACGCAATCGGATATGGAAAGTCTATCTCAGCTATATTTCTTCCACCTTTTTCAACAGCAACAACCCAACCACCTTTCTTTTTAAATTTTTCAATAACATTTCTTAAACTTCCAACTTTTGCAATCGGAAGATGAAAAACTGCCCCTGTGGATGCTTTTACTACTACTTCATTTATAGGGCTTGACCGTTCCTTAGGGATTATAACTCCACTTACTCCAAAAATTTCTGCTGTTCTTAAAATGCTTCCTACGTTTTGAGGGTCTGTAATATGGTCTAAGATTAGCATAATGCCTTTTTCTTTTATTGTTTTATCTATAATTTCATTTTCATCGTAATATTTTATTGGACTTACAAGCGCAACAACACCTTGTGTTTTCTTAGTGTTTGCGAGCTCTTCAATCTTTTGTCTTGATACTTTTTGTACCTTTACTTTCTTCTCATTTGCAAGCTCTAACAACTCTCTTGGCGGATGTGAATCGTGGGCAATAAGAATTTTTTCAAGACTTCTTCCGGCTTTAAGTGCTTCTATTACTGGATTTCTTCCCCAAATTACCCAGTGGTTTTCTTTCTCCAAAACCTTCTCCTACATAATCTTTGATTAAATATTTTAACTTATATTAATACGTCGGGTGAGAAGTTCAATAAAAAATGAGATTCTTCGCCGGCTGCGGAATGACAGTGCGTATTTTTGGAACAGCCTCATCTTACCCGCTTGACTAACTATCTAATCGCGATTACCTAAAGATAACAGCTCTGTTAGATAAAAACAGCTGATTCTATCTCTTTTGCCCATTCTTTTATGTCTTTCAGTGCAATTTCTGCTTTTTTTAACTTTCTTTCTTCCTTTCCTTTTATCTTTTCTTCAAGCTCCGGAAGAAGTGCGTAGTTTGGACCCATTGGTTGAAGTTCATTTTTTGCTGTTGTTATGTAGTTTATAAGCCCACCTATCATTGTAGTTTTTGGTGGAGCTAGCGGTTCTTTACCTTCTAATATTCTTACTACATTTATACCAGCAATGATGCCCGTTGCAGCAGATGCCATATATCCTTCTACTCCTGTAATCTGCCCGGCAAACAATATGTTAGGCTTTTCTCTAAGCTGTAGAGTTGGTTTTAACAACTTTTGAGATTGGATAAATGTATTTCTGTGAATAGAACCAAGTTTAACAAATTCAGCATTTTTTAATGCAGGTATTAAGCTAAAAATTCTCTTTTGCTCTGGATATTTTAGCTTTGTTTGAAAACCTACCAAAGAAAGGAGAGTTCCTTCTATGTTTTCCTTTCTTAGTTGAACTACTGCATAAGGCCTTTTACCTGTTTTTGGGTCTATCAGTCCAACAGGCTTCATTGGACCATATAAAAGAGTTTCTTTTCCTCTTCGTGCTATTTCCTCTATTGGAAGACAACCCTCAAAATATACAGCCCTTTCAAAATCTTTTAACGGTACTTGTTCACCTTTCAAAAGCTCTTGATAAAAAATTTCATACTCTTGCTTTGATAATACACAGTTAAAATAATCCCCCGTTCCTTTTCCGTATCTATCAGCCCAAAATCCTTTTGAAAAATCAACCGTTGAGGCATCAACCACAGGAGCTATTGCATCATAGAAGTATAAATACTCACTTCCTGTAATTTTTTGAATTTCCTTGGAAAACTCTTCTGATGTAAGGGGTCCGGTTGCAATTACGATTATATCTGCATCCGGCAAGGTTTTAACTTCCTGTCTGATTACATTTATGTTTGGATGGTTTTCTAAAATTTCTGTCAATTTTTTAGAGAATTTTTCTCTATCTACTGCAAGTGCTTGACCGGCGGGAACTTTAAATTCTTTTGCAACATCTAAAATAATGGAGCCTAAAATTTCCATCTCTTTTTTTAATAAACCTGCTCCGGATGTTAAAGATTCACTACCAAAAGAGTTGCTACATACGATTTCAGCAAAGTAGGGGGTTTTATGTGCTGGAGTTTGTTTTTCCGGACGCATTTCATAAAGGTCTACTTTATATCCTGCTTGGGCTATTTTATATGCTGCTTCCGAACCGGCTAATCCTGCACCTATAACTGCCACTTTCATTTATTTATTGTTCCTTCCATTGAGATTGTCCTGTATTGAATACTTCTTTTTTCCAAATTGGAGCTCTAGCTTTAACGTTATCAACAATATACCTACATCCACTAAAAGCTTCCTGTCTATGTCCTGCCCACGCAACTACCAAAAATGATGGAACGCCGACCGGAACAACACCTGTTCTATGATGTACTACTGCATGATGTATTTTAAACTTTTCTTTAGCCTCTTCTATGATTTCTTTTATAACTTTTTCAGCCATTGAAATATAAGCTTCGTAATGAAGTTCTTTTACATCTCCATCCTCCGGTGCTGACCTTGCAACGCCAATGAATATATCTACTCCGCCACACTCAGGGTTAGAGTAGCTTTTAAAAACTTCATCTAAAGTAAACCAATCTTCTCCGATGTATATTTGCGGGATCAACATTTTCCTCCATTTTCTACATACTTTTGGAAGCTATCAATTTTTTGATAACATTTTGAGCCAACAAAATCTGCAAGCATTATAAAATAATCTTTCGGAATAAATCCCGGAACTACTCCGTAGAGCTCATAATTTTTATCCGGTAAAAATACCGCTATTGTTGGGTATCCTGTCACTCTATAAATTCCCGCTAATGTTTGCTCGTCAACTTCTTTTTTCCCTTCCGGGTCTAAGACTTTTCTTTTACCGTCAACGTTAACGATAGCTATCTCTACATTATTTTTTATTAAGCTTTGTTTGACTTCCATATCTTTTAAGACTTCTCTGTTTAATTTATCACAATACTGACATGTTTCTGATTCAAAGATTACTATAAGATTTTTCTTATTTTCCATAGCCTGCTTAATCACAGGGTTTGGGTCAACTGTAAACTTTGGTTCAGATTGTTTGTTGCACGAATAGAATAAAAACATAATTGGCAGAAGCAGTAGAATAAAGCTTTTCTTCATTTTTTTAATAAAACCTCCAAATTTTTAAGATAAACAATAATATAAACTTTTAGTGTAAGAAATTCAATGCCAAGATTCAACAAAATGTTCTCTTCGTGCAGAATTTTTACTGAACTACGAAATGATAACATTTGAAGCATCGTCTGTAGTTTGTTAAGAAAAACAAAACGATATAACAAGCATTCTACATTCTATTTTTGCCGCTTGATATCAGACCATAATACCGAAAAATCACATATTCAATTTTAAAAATTTTGCCAATTTCTCAAAACAATAATATATTAATCAAAACTAAAAATAAATCAAATAGTGAGACTGTCCAAAAAATTCAAATCGTCATTCTGAGTGAAGTTAAGAATCTCCTACTTTTATTGAATTTCTAATCCGAGTTATGAAATACTAATTTTATCATAATATACATGAGATCTTTCGGACCAAAGTCCTATTATTATGCTTTTCTTTTCTGAATTACCAAAAACTTTTTGAAATATTGATTATTTTCTGATATGATAATATACAAAATTTTTTAATTCAAGGAGGAATTTATGCACGTAGAGATAGCCTTAGATTACACGCTTTTTATTCAACTTATAATATTCCTTGTTTTCATGGTTATCATGAAAAAAATCTATCTCAATCCATACTTAGAAGCTTTACAAGAAAGAGAGAATACGGTTAAAGCATTGATAGAGGAAGCTAATAAAAACAATCGGCAGGCTCAAGTAATACTTGAAGAAGTTGAAAAACTCTTAAATAAAGCAAAAGAAGAAAGTAAAAAAATCTTAGAACAAGCACATCACGAAACAAATCAGATAGTAGCTGATATTTTAAGAAAAGCTCAAGAAGAAGCAGAAAAAGAAATCCAAGAAGCTAAAAAGGATATAGATAGAGTTGTTGAGATAGAGATGAAAGCTCTTGATACAACTATAAATAAAGTAGCTGAAAAAATAGCTAATAAGATATTACTCAAGGAGAAGGCGGCATGAAAAAAGTATTGTTGTTTACTTTGTTATTAGCTGGCTTATCTTTTGCGGGGGAGCAAAAAGAATCTAACGAAGGTATGATTTTATTTTGGAAAGCGGTAAATACAGTTATTTTGCTTGGGATAGTCTACTACTTCGGCGGAAAGCATATCAAGAAGTTTTTAAATGGCAGAAGGGAAAATGTTGCAAATATGGTTTTAGAAGCACAAAAGATGAAAGAAGATAGTCAAAAAGCTTTAGAAGATGCTAAAAGAAAGTTAGAAGAAGCAAAATATAAACTTGAGGAAAGTATAAAAATATCAAAAGAAACAGCAGAGAGAGAAAGAGAGCATGCTATTATGCAAGCTAACGAAATAGCAGAAAGAATTAAAATGCAGGCTAAAGAAACAATCAACATAGAAATAAGAAAGGCAGAAGCAAAATTAAAGAAATATGCAGCAGAAAAAGCATTAGAAGTATCTAAATCTTTAATAGAGTCTTCAATAAATCCTCAAACTAGCAATGAATTAATTAAAAAGACAATAAAAGGTTTGGAGGCATAAAGTGAAGATAGATAAAAAATATCTTAGAAAAGTAGTCAAAGAAATAATTGCTAAAACTGATAAGTCTGAAGAGAATCTTTTAAAGATTTCAAGCATTCTTGATATCCTAAACAAACTCTTTAAAGAAAATCAAACATTT
Proteins encoded in this region:
- the aroA gene encoding 3-phosphoshikimate 1-carboxyvinyltransferase; translated protein: MEKTVKKAKRIEGSLRVPSDKSISHRAIILSSLADGTSIVKNFLKAGDTLTTVNAYRKLGVEIVEKDGVYYIHGKGLDRLKEPDDFLDMGNSGTTTRLTLGVLAGFNFFAALTGDDSLRKRPMKRVAEPLSKMGAKIDGRKDGNLLPISIRGGKLTGIDFFNEKMSAQVKSAILLAGLFAKGETTVLEPVISRDHTENMLNSMGAYVSREFTKDGYRVTVKKADKLNPIHINVPADPSSAAFFAAAASIIPGSHIELRDVLINPTRDGFFRKLKEMGAKVEYKNKRDEAGEIVADVYVSYHELKGVKVEPKEVPSMIDEIPLLAIIATQAEGETVITGAHELRVKESDRIKSVIENFKHLGLEAEELPDGMIIRGKQKVKGGIVDSYKDHRIAMGFAILGLVSEEGITIKDADCVYISYPEFFNHLEKVSK
- the rlmB gene encoding 23S rRNA (guanosine(2251)-2'-O)-methyltransferase RlmB, translating into MEKENHWVIWGRNPVIEALKAGRSLEKILIAHDSHPPRELLELANEKKVKVQKVSRQKIEELANTKKTQGVVALVSPIKYYDENEIIDKTIKEKGIMLILDHITDPQNVGSILRTAEIFGVSGVIIPKERSSPINEVVVKASTGAVFHLPIAKVGSLRNVIEKFKKKGGWVVAVEKGGRNIAEIDFPYPIALVVGSEGKGVSKSILEEADIIATIPMVGKITSLNVSNATSIALWELFKRRIKDGKNS
- the trmFO gene encoding FADH(2)-oxidizing methylenetetrahydrofolate--tRNA-(uracil(54)-C(5))-methyltransferase TrmFO; this encodes MKVAVIGAGLAGSEAAYKIAQAGYKVDLYEMRPEKQTPAHKTPYFAEIVCSNSFGSESLTSGAGLLKKEMEILGSIILDVAKEFKVPAGQALAVDREKFSKKLTEILENHPNINVIRQEVKTLPDADIIVIATGPLTSEEFSKEIQKITGSEYLYFYDAIAPVVDASTVDFSKGFWADRYGKGTGDYFNCVLSKQEYEIFYQELLKGEQVPLKDFERAVYFEGCLPIEEIARRGKETLLYGPMKPVGLIDPKTGKRPYAVVQLRKENIEGTLLSLVGFQTKLKYPEQKRIFSLIPALKNAEFVKLGSIHRNTFIQSQKLLKPTLQLREKPNILFAGQITGVEGYMASAATGIIAGINVVRILEGKEPLAPPKTTMIGGLINYITTAKNELQPMGPNYALLPELEEKIKGKEERKLKKAEIALKDIKEWAKEIESAVFI
- a CDS encoding molybdenum cofactor biosynthesis protein MoaE, with protein sequence MIPQIYIGEDWFTLDEVFKSYSNPECGGVDIFIGVARSAPEDGDVKELHYEAYISMAEKVIKEIIEEAKEKFKIHHAVVHHRTGVVPVGVPSFLVVAWAGHRQEAFSGCRYIVDNVKARAPIWKKEVFNTGQSQWKEQ
- a CDS encoding thioredoxin fold domain-containing protein, with product MKKSFILLLLPIMFLFYSCNKQSEPKFTVDPNPVIKQAMENKKNLIVIFESETCQYCDKLNREVLKDMEVKQSLIKNNVEIAIVNVDGKRKVLDPEGKKEVDEQTLAGIYRVTGYPTIAVFLPDKNYELYGVVPGFIPKDYFIMLADFVGSKCYQKIDSFQKYVENGGKC
- a CDS encoding ATP synthase F0 subunit B; translation: MHVEIALDYTLFIQLIIFLVFMVIMKKIYLNPYLEALQERENTVKALIEEANKNNRQAQVILEEVEKLLNKAKEESKKILEQAHHETNQIVADILRKAQEEAEKEIQEAKKDIDRVVEIEMKALDTTINKVAEKIANKILLKEKAA
- a CDS encoding ATP synthase F0 subunit B gives rise to the protein MKKVLLFTLLLAGLSFAGEQKESNEGMILFWKAVNTVILLGIVYYFGGKHIKKFLNGRRENVANMVLEAQKMKEDSQKALEDAKRKLEEAKYKLEESIKISKETAEREREHAIMQANEIAERIKMQAKETINIEIRKAEAKLKKYAAEKALEVSKSLIESSINPQTSNELIKKTIKGLEA